In a genomic window of Salmo trutta chromosome 32, fSalTru1.1, whole genome shotgun sequence:
- the LOC115171939 gene encoding NLR family CARD domain-containing protein 3-like, protein MKSDKSMGLPILFREGDFSTEQSGWSTLPEDQSRCAVCQQVLWDPVSITCGHRFCRQCITRYWEKPAPSGDYDCPQCRKRSRTLPVLQHLSEPNDARGFENMEDSLQRAIVSHKASLKRRYECVIEGIKTAGNQTPLNRIYTELYITEGESEGVNNEHEVWQLETASRTPTSHGTAIHCNDIFKPLPGQERSIRTVLTKGIAGIGKTVSVQKFILDWAEGKANQDVEIIFVLPFRELNLIKDLQYSLLRLLNDFHTELDIGNAQKLTACKAMFVFDGLDESRLPLDFQHNENVSDVTQTSSVDVLLTNLIKGNLLPSALLWITSRPAATNQIPPKCVELLTEVRGFNDPQKEEYLRKRFSDEDLANRIISHIKTSRSLHIMCHMPVFCWISAIVLEHMLSTDKRREIPTSLTEMSIHFLLIQTSLKNQKYHGRDDRDQEELMESDKEILLKLGKLAFENLEKGNLMFYEEDLKEAGLDVKEASVYSGVCTHIFKGESVLFQRVVYCFVHLSIQEFLSAVYMYHCYTARNMDALKPFLKRKYRAASVEITLHELLKSTMDKALESKNGHLDLFVRFLHGMSLESNQKLLRGLVTQTESSPESVKKTIRSLKVMQRKNISPERCINLFHCLIEMKDNSIQKVIKVYLRSENRSKNLTLSQCSALAYMLQISEEVMDVFDLKEYKTSEEGRRRLLPAVRGCRKAL, encoded by the exons tggatggtctactctgccAGAGGATCAGTCCAGGTGTGCAGTGTGTCAGCAGGTGCTGTGGGATCCAGTCTCTATCACCTGTGGACACAGGTTCTGCAGACAGTGCATCACCAGATACTGGGAGAAACCTGCTCCTTCAGGAGACTATGACTGTCCTCAGTGTAGAAAGAGATCCAGAACACTTCCTGTACTACAGCACTTGAGTGAACCCAATGATGCAAGAGGCTTTGAAAACA TGGAAGACAGCCTGCAGAGAGCTATAGTAAGCCATAAAGCCAGTCTAAAAAGGAGGTATGAATGTGTGATAGAAGGCATCAAAACAGCAGGGAATCAAACTCCCCTCAACAGGAtttacacagagctctacatcacagaaggagagagtgaaggggttaaCAATGAACATGAGGTGTGGCAGCTAGAGACAGCATCCAGGACACCAACCTCACATGGCACAGCAATCCACTGCAATGACATCTTTAAACCCTTACCTGGCCAAGAGAGAagcatcagaactgtgctgacgaaGGGCATCGCTGGCATCGGAAAAActgtctctgtgcagaagttcatcctAGACTGGGCTGAAGGGAAGGCAAACCAAGATGTGGAGATCATATTTGTGCTTCCTTTCCGGGAGCTGAACTTGATCAAAGATCTCCAGTACAGTCTTCTCAGACTTTTAAATGACTTCcacacagaactagacataggCAATGCACAGAAACTCACTGCCTGTAAAGCTATGTTCGTCTTTGATGGTTTGGATGAAAGCAGACTTCCATTGGATTTCCAGCACAATGAAAATGTGTCTGATGTCACCCAGACATCATCTGttgatgttctgctgacaaacctcatcaaggggaatctgcttccctctgctttGCTATGGATAACCTCCCGACCAGCAGCAACCAATCAGATACCACCTAAGTGTGTTGAATTgttgacagaggtacgagggttcaatgacccacagaaggaggagtacttaaggaagagattcagtgatgaggacctggccaacagaatcatctcacacataaagacatcaaggagcctccacatcatgtgccacatgccagtgttctgttggatttctgcaatagTCCTTGAACACATGTTGAGTacagacaagaggagagagattCCCACGAGTCTGACTGAGATGTCCATACACTTCCTGCTCATTCAGACCAGCCTGAAGAACCAGAAGTATCATGGAAGAGATGATAGGGATCAAGAGGAGCTCATGGAGTCAGATAAGGAAATTCTTCTGAAGCTGGGGAAGCTGGCATTTGAAAATCTGGAGAAGGGTAATCTCAtgttctatgaagaagacctgaaagaggctggcctTGATGTCAAAGAAGCCTCGGTGTACTCAGGGGTGTGCACACATATCTTTAAAGGAGAGTCTGTGTTATTTCAGAGAGTGGTGTACTGCTTtgttcatctgagcattcaggagtttctctCAGCTGTCTACATGTACCATTGTTACACAGCCAGGAACATGGATGCACTGAAGCCCTTCCTCAAGAGAAAGTATAGAGCTGCGTCTGTAGAGATTACCTTGCATGAGCTGCTGAAGAGTACCATGGATAAAGCCTTGGAGAGTAAGAATGGACACCTGGACCTTTTTGTCCGCTTCCTTCATGGCAtgtcactggagtccaatcagaaacTCCTACGAGGTCTGGTGACACAGACAGAAAGCAGTCCAGAGAGTGTCAAGAAAACTATCCGATCCCTTAAGGTGATGCAGAGGAAGAACATCTCCCCTGAGAGGTGCATCAATCTCTTCCACTGTCTGATAGAGATGAAAGACAATTCAATACAGAAGGTAATCAAAGTGTACTTGAGGTCAGAAAATAGATCCAAAAACCTCACACTTTCTCAGTGTTCAGCACTGGCCTACATGCTGCAGATATCAGAGGAGGTtatggatgtgtttgacctgaaggaATACAAGACATCAGAGGAGGGTCGTAGGAGACTGCTCCCAGCTGTCAGAGGCTGCAGGAAAGCTCTGTAA